A window of Acyrthosiphon pisum isolate AL4f unplaced genomic scaffold, pea_aphid_22Mar2018_4r6ur Scaffold_18672;HRSCAF=19354, whole genome shotgun sequence contains these coding sequences:
- the LOC103311781 gene encoding uncharacterized protein LOC103311781 — MNESIDQYLGFLKILSKECAFKSVSAIEYRDEYIRDSFINGLLSNNIRQRLLENNTLKLEEAVTRSRALEMAQKQSEVYSMPLTQGSVNALTEDTTSMIKPDNNQPTVSAIQQKCYFCGYDRHPRSSCPARDAVYKKCDKKGHFLKVCRSKTKSDSAFVSMATLACVTATVPGLLSKAIIRVKVNNINANTLIDTGSSNSFINEEFVQIHKIKSYPENGQVLLATTAYSSNLKGYVLVDLLLQEHTYKNLKLSILPKLCSDILIGHDVLRTHSSIDLTFGVPKPPLSICNMTFVNIKPPRLFNNVVKDCKPVAVKSRRYSDEDAKFIREEVTKLLYDNIIEESTSPW; from the coding sequence ATGAATGAATCAATTGATCAATACcttggatttttaaaaatcttatctAAGGAATGTGCTTTTAAATCCGTTTCGGCCATCGAATACAGAGATGAATATATTCGAGATTCTTTTATCAATGGTCTTTTGTCTAATAATATTCGACAACGCTTATTGGAGAACAACACATTGAAATTAGAGGAAGCTGTAACTCGGTCTCGGGCATTGGAAATGGCTCAAAAGCAATCTGAAGTGTATAGCATGCCTCTGACTCAAGGATCTGTGAACGCTCTAACCGAAGATACTACTTCAATGATCAAACCTGATAATAATCAACCAACAGTATCGGCGAtacaacaaaaatgttatttttgtggCTATGACAGACATCCTCGCAGCTCTTGCCCAGCCAGAGAtgctgtatataaaaaatgtgacaAGAAGGGACACTTTTTGAAGGTATGTAGATCAAAAACAAAATCCGATAGCGCATTTGTGTCCATGGCTACTCTAGCTTGTGTAACTGCAACTGTACCAGGTCTCTTGTCTAAAGCTATTATTAGAGtaaaagtaaacaatattaacGCAAATACTCTTATTGATACTGGTAGctctaatagttttattaatgaaGAATTTGTCcaaattcacaaaataaaatcatatccaGAAAACGGACAGGTACTTTTGGCGACAACTGCCTATTCATCAAACCTAAAAGGTTATGTTCTTGTTGATTTACTGCTACAAGAACACACTTACAAAAATCTCAAACTATCTATACTCCCTAAATTATGCTCAGATATTTTAATAGGTCATGATGTACTAAGAACTCACTCTAGTATCGACCTCACATTTGGGGTACCAAAACCACCATTATCAATTTGTAACATgacttttgtaaatataaagCCACCTCGACTCTTCAATAATGTTGTTAAAGACTGTAAGCCAGTAGCAGTTAAGTCACGTCGCTATTCAGATGAAGATGCTAAATTTATAAGGGAGGAGGTCACTAAATTAttgtacgataatataattgaagAAAGTACTTCGCCCTGGTGA